From a region of the Fervidicoccaceae archaeon genome:
- a CDS encoding sodium-translocating pyrophosphatase, which produces MVSAAVLGAIGGGLGFASAIFVYLVLTKQEMGNERMIEIWKAIREGSSAYMRRQTKTILLFSVFISAVVFLAVYLGYRAKLLSAYPQLEGEVLKESALVGFSVFLGSLSSIIAAFFSMDASTKANVRTAAAAIKSPLNALKISVLGGSILGLSVPSLSLLAISALYIAYSALFNASIYNPLSIRFVLDSLVGFAFGASLSALFAQLGGGIYTKAADIGADIVGKIEASIPEDDPRNPAVIADQVGDNVGDCAGRGADIFESVTAETIGAMMIGWVIFFILTSAGVSYEYASRFMFLPLLISLVGIVSTLPGLLTIILHRKYREPIEPLRNGVIVSSIVALILLPILYKYILPDLWLNLYIASIVGIATGIVMVLVTNYYTGLRSKSVIEIAESSQSGPALTFLSGLSVGMRSTLIPIITISIAILSSFFALYSSSLPLALQVSIGGVNLSKFIYGIYGSAIATMGMITLAGIIMTLDGSGPIADNAGGIAEMSGMEERVRKSLEPLDALGNVTKALTKGYAMGSAALAALLLFQAFVQDYVARDPSVLTQLPAFSSLTLNISGFAEALKNFLGGLVITKPVILISILIGAMLPYFFTSMGLKAVTRAAYMMVEEVRRQFRERPGILEGKEKPDYYRAVDISTQYAIRNMIAPSLSIIITPLILGTLFGGQAVGALVVGATASSVVLGIMMMWGGAAWDNAKKYVEEGNLGGKGSPVHAATVVGDTVGDPLKDTVGPSLHILIKLLNTISLVFIPLYMLYLMQSIFP; this is translated from the coding sequence TTGGTCTCTGCTGCAGTTTTGGGAGCTATAGGAGGAGGGCTTGGCTTTGCCTCAGCTATCTTTGTATACCTGGTTTTAACGAAGCAGGAAATGGGCAATGAGAGAATGATTGAGATTTGGAAAGCAATTAGAGAGGGTTCTTCTGCTTACATGAGGAGGCAAACCAAAACCATTCTACTATTCTCAGTATTCATATCCGCAGTAGTTTTCCTAGCAGTTTACCTCGGATACAGGGCTAAGCTGCTTTCAGCATACCCGCAGCTGGAAGGCGAAGTTCTAAAGGAATCTGCTCTAGTGGGATTCTCGGTCTTTTTAGGCTCACTTTCCTCCATAATAGCGGCATTCTTCAGTATGGATGCCTCTACGAAAGCCAACGTGAGGACTGCAGCGGCAGCTATCAAAAGCCCTCTGAATGCTTTAAAAATTTCTGTTCTTGGCGGATCCATTCTCGGTCTCTCTGTTCCTTCTCTCTCTCTTCTCGCAATATCTGCTTTGTATATAGCATATTCGGCACTCTTCAATGCCTCCATCTATAACCCCCTATCAATTAGGTTTGTCCTCGATAGTCTTGTTGGATTTGCATTTGGTGCCAGCCTCTCAGCCCTTTTCGCACAGCTTGGAGGAGGCATCTATACTAAGGCCGCTGATATAGGGGCAGATATAGTGGGGAAAATAGAAGCCTCCATCCCAGAAGACGATCCTAGAAATCCTGCTGTAATAGCTGACCAAGTTGGAGATAATGTAGGAGATTGTGCAGGAAGAGGAGCAGACATATTTGAAAGCGTCACAGCTGAAACAATAGGAGCCATGATGATCGGGTGGGTGATTTTCTTCATCTTGACTAGTGCCGGGGTGAGCTACGAATACGCGTCAAGATTCATGTTTCTTCCACTTCTGATATCCCTTGTTGGAATAGTATCTACCCTTCCGGGACTACTTACAATAATTCTCCATCGAAAGTACAGGGAACCTATAGAGCCTCTGAGAAATGGAGTGATCGTTTCATCGATAGTCGCGCTGATTCTTTTACCAATTCTCTACAAATATATTCTCCCGGATCTTTGGTTGAACCTATACATAGCCTCTATTGTAGGGATAGCAACAGGAATAGTGATGGTTCTAGTAACCAATTATTATACTGGACTGAGGTCTAAGTCTGTTATAGAGATCGCAGAAAGCAGTCAAAGCGGTCCTGCATTGACTTTTCTTTCAGGACTTAGCGTAGGCATGAGATCTACATTAATTCCCATCATAACCATATCCATTGCTATACTATCTTCCTTCTTCGCGCTATATTCATCATCACTTCCCTTAGCACTCCAGGTGAGCATAGGAGGAGTAAACTTATCAAAGTTCATATATGGCATATACGGTAGTGCCATAGCAACAATGGGCATGATCACTCTCGCTGGGATAATAATGACCTTGGATGGTTCAGGCCCTATAGCTGACAATGCTGGAGGAATAGCTGAGATGAGCGGGATGGAGGAAAGAGTTAGAAAAAGTCTTGAGCCTCTCGATGCTCTAGGGAATGTAACTAAAGCCCTCACTAAAGGCTATGCTATGGGCAGCGCAGCTTTAGCAGCACTTTTACTATTCCAGGCTTTTGTACAGGACTATGTCGCTAGAGATCCCTCAGTTCTCACACAACTTCCAGCATTCTCTTCTTTGACCTTGAACATATCTGGCTTTGCTGAGGCACTGAAGAACTTCTTGGGAGGTCTTGTGATAACTAAGCCTGTAATACTGATATCAATCCTCATAGGCGCAATGCTGCCATACTTCTTCACATCAATGGGTCTGAAAGCTGTTACGAGAGCAGCCTATATGATGGTCGAGGAAGTCAGAAGGCAGTTCAGAGAGAGACCAGGGATACTTGAAGGAAAAGAGAAACCAGACTATTACAGGGCAGTAGATATCAGCACTCAATATGCCATAAGGAACATGATTGCCCCTTCTCTCTCCATAATAATCACTCCTCTTATTCTCGGTACTCTCTTTGGAGGACAGGCTGTTGGTGCACTAGTTGTGGGAGCAACGGCTAGTTCAGTTGTGCTAGGAATAATGATGATGTGGGGTGGGGCTGCCTGGGACAACGCAAAGAAGTATGTCGAGGAGGGTAACCTTGGAGGAAAGGGCTCTCCAGTTCATGCGGCCACAGTGGTTGGAGATACTGTCGGAGATCCTCTCAAAGATACCGTTGGACCCTCTCTGCATATATTGATAAAGTTGCTTAACACAATATCGCTGGTGTTCATTCCTCTCTACATGCTATACTTAATGCAGTCGATTTTTCCATAA
- a CDS encoding iron ABC transporter permease, protein MDIIVLGGNKKIAIAAAILFFIFLVSLGMGSYGFAPVQSMRVLVSSILGGGANQSPLYNVVIQIRLPRILAALLIGASLSVSGAGFQALFRNPLVSPDILGVLAGAGFGASIGILLDFPLPLVQAIAFGIGLVALGSSYLIAWRGGGTRIVDLVLSGIIVGSLFKSLISLVKFVADPESKLPQITYWLMGGLASVTWRDVEILTVISVPSIILLYFLRWRLDAFVVGEEEAKALGIRVEVYKAIIIVLSTLPAAASTVVAGLIGWIGLVIPHISRMLFGESNKFTIPGSAVIGSAFLLIVDTISRAVLPSELPLEVLTSFVGVPFFAYLLKRRIYHGWS, encoded by the coding sequence GTGGATATAATAGTGCTAGGTGGTAACAAGAAAATTGCCATTGCTGCAGCAATTTTGTTTTTTATTTTCCTAGTTTCACTTGGAATGGGAAGCTATGGCTTCGCTCCCGTACAGTCCATGAGAGTGCTTGTAAGCTCAATCTTGGGCGGAGGGGCAAATCAGAGTCCTCTCTACAACGTTGTCATTCAAATAAGGCTACCCAGAATTTTAGCCGCATTGCTGATTGGAGCCTCTCTATCTGTTTCAGGAGCAGGATTTCAAGCACTCTTCAGAAATCCGCTTGTAAGCCCTGATATTTTGGGTGTATTGGCCGGAGCTGGCTTTGGAGCTTCAATTGGAATACTTCTCGATTTTCCCCTACCATTGGTTCAGGCAATAGCTTTTGGCATAGGCCTTGTTGCTCTTGGGTCCTCATATTTAATAGCATGGAGAGGGGGAGGGACGAGAATAGTTGATCTGGTTCTCTCGGGAATCATTGTGGGGAGCCTTTTCAAGAGCCTTATAAGCCTAGTAAAATTCGTTGCTGATCCAGAGTCTAAGCTTCCTCAAATAACGTATTGGCTCATGGGAGGTTTGGCTTCTGTGACTTGGAGAGATGTTGAGATTCTGACAGTTATTTCCGTTCCATCAATCATTCTTCTCTATTTCCTGAGATGGAGGCTTGACGCATTTGTTGTAGGAGAGGAGGAGGCAAAGGCTCTTGGAATAAGAGTTGAAGTTTACAAGGCAATCATAATTGTCCTTTCAACGCTTCCCGCTGCAGCAAGCACCGTTGTTGCCGGACTAATTGGATGGATAGGTCTAGTAATCCCACATATATCGAGAATGCTTTTCGGAGAATCAAACAAGTTCACAATACCCGGATCCGCTGTTATAGGATCCGCTTTCCTTCTTATAGTTGACACAATATCGAGAGCTGTACTGCCTAGTGAGCTCCCGCTTGAGGTGCTCACATCATTCGTAGGGGTTCCTTTCTTTGCCTATCTTCTCAAGAGGAGGATATATCATGGCTGGAGCTGA
- a CDS encoding cobalamin-binding protein: MNTQNKIIVSILILALLLSGISVFLAYESYASSNSIRNALDSFEKQLFNISSQLSSASNSVSAIQSLSSTIQSLNLSLTQKIDQLSSEVSSLKYPIQVYDALNRTVFITQQPQRIVSIAPSITEILFAINASSYIVGVDDYSNYPPIIGDLVKNGTIERVGGFSDISLEKVISLKPDLVIGTTGVQYKFIYQLSQMGITSISLRTESIDDIFSATLLLGKITNHFQDALNLVNELKQRILGQYSLVASKTTTRPSIMYVVWINPIFAAGGGSFWNDIIGLSGGRNALENISQAWPMISWEEVIKANPDVIVLSEYAGGFSNASQFLSWARTQPGGESIKAVKDGKVYMLHGELNDIASRPGPRIAELQLALSLILHPDLYNVTAVPNDLTLEMVINMTSAK; this comes from the coding sequence TTGAACACGCAAAACAAGATTATTGTTTCCATACTCATACTGGCTCTCTTGCTCTCTGGAATCTCTGTATTTCTTGCTTACGAGTCTTATGCCTCAAGCAATTCCATAAGAAATGCCTTGGACTCGTTTGAAAAGCAGCTTTTCAATATATCCTCCCAGCTCTCATCGGCAAGCAATTCCGTATCAGCAATACAGAGCTTGAGCTCTACTATTCAGAGCCTGAACCTGAGCCTCACCCAGAAAATTGATCAACTATCAAGCGAGGTATCTAGCTTAAAATATCCAATTCAAGTCTATGATGCTTTGAACAGAACAGTTTTCATAACACAACAACCACAAAGAATTGTCTCAATAGCACCAAGCATAACGGAAATTCTCTTCGCAATCAATGCTAGTTCATATATTGTTGGAGTTGATGATTACTCGAACTATCCTCCAATTATAGGTGATCTGGTGAAGAATGGAACAATAGAGAGGGTAGGAGGATTCTCAGACATAAGTTTGGAAAAAGTCATTTCCTTAAAGCCAGATTTAGTCATAGGAACCACGGGAGTCCAGTATAAATTCATATATCAGCTATCTCAGATGGGCATCACTTCAATTTCCCTCAGGACAGAGAGCATTGATGACATATTCTCAGCAACACTTCTTTTGGGCAAGATAACCAACCACTTCCAAGATGCTCTCAATCTCGTGAATGAATTGAAACAGAGAATTTTGGGACAATATAGTTTAGTTGCATCGAAAACTACTACTAGGCCAAGTATCATGTATGTTGTTTGGATCAATCCAATCTTTGCTGCTGGAGGAGGAAGTTTTTGGAATGACATTATAGGACTTTCTGGTGGAAGAAATGCTCTGGAAAATATATCGCAAGCCTGGCCCATGATTTCTTGGGAGGAGGTCATCAAAGCAAATCCAGATGTCATTGTTCTCTCCGAATATGCTGGCGGCTTCTCCAATGCTTCCCAATTTCTGAGCTGGGCCAGAACTCAGCCTGGGGGAGAAAGCATCAAAGCTGTAAAGGATGGCAAAGTTTATATGCTTCATGGAGAGCTTAATGACATTGCCTCAAGGCCAGGTCCCAGAATTGCTGAGCTTCAACTAGCACTATCTCTAATTCTCCATCCCGATTTATACAACGTCACTGCAGTACCTAACGATTTAACGCTTGAAATGGTCATCAATATGACTTCGGCAAAGTGA
- a CDS encoding aminopeptidase — protein sequence MSFGSLEEKFATLLVNYCIGVKPVSEISISSTIAAMPLITEVYKKIVDAGGYPRIVITSEELVEYFYKKAPIQLIEYLSPIDKFMVENISGMIRIIAPTHTKPLSGVDPERIKKVATTSKVLNDIIFKRDALGTLRWTVTAYPTNAMAQEAGFSPLEWRDFVFRAMKLFSEDPIEEWKKQASLQQKIADFLKKVKELRVLAEDTDLILRFDNRIWVNDDGKNNMPGGEVFSSPIEDSADGQITFTYPAIWKGVEVKGVRLKFRKGEVVEASAEKGEEFLNKMITADDGAKRLGEFAFGLNYDIKSFTKEILFDEKIGGTIHLALGSAYLQTGGKNISSIHWDMIKDMRKGKVFADGDLVYENGQFIKSII from the coding sequence TTGTCCTTTGGAAGCTTAGAAGAAAAATTTGCTACTCTTCTTGTCAATTACTGCATTGGAGTGAAGCCTGTATCTGAAATATCAATTTCATCGACTATAGCTGCTATGCCACTTATTACTGAGGTATATAAGAAGATAGTAGATGCAGGAGGTTACCCTAGAATAGTAATAACCAGCGAAGAACTAGTAGAGTATTTTTATAAAAAGGCCCCCATACAGCTTATTGAGTATCTCTCACCAATAGATAAATTCATGGTGGAAAATATAAGCGGGATGATTAGAATAATTGCTCCAACACACACAAAACCCCTCTCTGGGGTGGATCCCGAGAGAATAAAAAAGGTAGCAACCACCAGTAAAGTGCTCAACGATATAATTTTTAAAAGGGATGCTCTTGGTACACTTAGATGGACAGTAACAGCCTATCCAACAAACGCGATGGCACAGGAAGCGGGTTTTTCTCCCCTTGAGTGGAGGGACTTTGTATTCAGAGCAATGAAACTTTTCTCTGAGGATCCGATTGAGGAGTGGAAAAAGCAGGCAAGCTTACAGCAAAAAATAGCGGACTTCCTGAAAAAGGTTAAAGAACTGAGAGTTTTAGCGGAAGACACAGATCTCATTCTCAGATTTGACAACAGAATATGGGTAAACGATGATGGTAAGAACAATATGCCTGGAGGAGAAGTTTTCAGCTCCCCCATTGAAGATTCAGCAGATGGACAGATAACTTTCACATATCCTGCAATATGGAAGGGAGTTGAAGTAAAGGGAGTTAGGCTAAAATTCAGAAAAGGGGAAGTTGTTGAGGCATCGGCTGAGAAGGGCGAGGAATTTCTCAATAAAATGATAACTGCTGATGATGGGGCAAAAAGGCTTGGTGAATTCGCTTTTGGCCTGAACTATGACATAAAGAGCTTCACAAAGGAAATCCTGTTCGATGAGAAAATAGGAGGGACAATCCATTTAGCGCTTGGTTCAGCGTATTTGCAAACTGGAGGGAAGAACATCTCATCAATTCACTGGGACATGATAAAGGATATGAGAAAGGGAAAGGTATTTGCTGATGGAGATCTAGTATATGAAAATGGACAGTTCATAAAAAGCATTATCTAG
- a CDS encoding cation diffusion facilitator family transporter, with amino-acid sequence MNPREAERKEAVFSILVNLLIFAMRLIAGLMIRSSALIADSVHGLSDSITSIGVLASSKIAAKPADREHPFGHGKAADLGSLLIGVVLFIIGGLFFLNGIDALLSPSPLNTDFFVEAIAVTLLTVAIKYYNYMYAKNLATLGKSNLCMADALHHKLDALITLGASVGITIEALTGISRLDGILTIIISAFVLYEGGELITKILGPLMDRNVEDVAERVRSLALSVNGVRDVVDVKVRESGGEFLIELVLKMDGGIPLTEAHAVTEKVEMEIREKIPRVIEVHIHEEPSV; translated from the coding sequence ATTAATCCAAGGGAAGCGGAAAGGAAGGAAGCAGTTTTTTCCATTCTGGTAAACCTTCTAATTTTTGCCATGAGATTAATTGCAGGTCTGATGATAAGGAGTAGCGCCCTAATAGCAGACTCTGTTCACGGCCTAAGCGATAGCATCACTTCAATAGGAGTCCTAGCATCATCAAAAATAGCTGCTAAGCCAGCAGATAGGGAACATCCATTTGGACACGGGAAAGCAGCAGATCTCGGATCCCTCTTAATAGGAGTGGTCCTTTTCATAATTGGTGGGCTCTTTTTCCTAAATGGAATTGATGCTCTTCTCAGTCCATCGCCACTGAATACTGATTTTTTTGTGGAAGCTATCGCAGTAACTCTGCTCACAGTCGCCATAAAGTACTACAACTACATGTATGCTAAAAACCTGGCTACTTTAGGCAAGTCCAACCTCTGCATGGCTGATGCTCTTCATCACAAATTGGATGCTCTAATAACTCTTGGTGCCTCAGTTGGAATAACAATAGAAGCCCTCACCGGCATTTCCAGATTGGATGGTATCCTGACAATTATCATATCGGCTTTTGTTCTTTACGAGGGAGGAGAGCTGATAACCAAGATACTTGGTCCACTAATGGATAGAAATGTCGAGGATGTTGCCGAGAGAGTCAGAAGCTTAGCTCTCTCGGTCAACGGTGTTAGAGATGTTGTTGACGTAAAAGTCAGAGAATCTGGAGGAGAATTCCTAATAGAGCTAGTCCTGAAAATGGATGGAGGGATACCCCTAACTGAAGCTCACGCAGTAACGGAAAAAGTCGAGATGGAAATAAGGGAAAAAATTCCCAGAGTGATCGAAGTTCATATACATGAAGAGCCCTCTGTTTGA
- a CDS encoding carboxypeptidase M32 produces MEKKYFSDPLIIEILENYKPIWSINYAISLIQWDMETYMPPEGIEERGKAYSHLAVLQHRLLLSPDLQNLVEKAKGREGLTDQEKGVVRVLDREIERAKKLPEKLIAELREVTTKAHEAWLISRERSEAEPFLSYLDRIVSLEREMAEKLGYEEHPYDALIDYFEEGFTTRKGKEMFDAIIPNLKRALEKVMGDDYFPRCHYLESYRYDVERAKKVNERVLEVLSFPRRRARIDVSPHPFTINMGQKDVRITTRYEGHDIRRTILSTIHEYGHALYELQIDEALSGTPIGTGVSMGVHESQSRFWENIVGRSRAFSSIIGGILREELPELKAYDDEEIYRYVNLVRPSFIRVDADELTYNFHIALRFNIERMLIAGEVKTAEVPELWNNLMDELLGIRPRKYSEGFLQDIHWSQGSFGYFPSYSLGTVIAAQVKAKMEDETRKMDEIIEKRDFAAIREWLREKIHKYGATYAPRELLVKSLGEDINPSYYIKYIEEKYSR; encoded by the coding sequence ATGGAGAAAAAGTATTTCTCAGATCCGTTAATAATAGAAATACTTGAGAACTACAAGCCGATTTGGAGTATAAACTATGCCATATCATTGATACAGTGGGACATGGAAACATATATGCCACCAGAGGGAATTGAGGAAAGAGGAAAAGCATACTCACACCTCGCTGTTCTTCAGCATAGGCTCTTGCTTTCTCCGGACCTTCAGAATCTTGTTGAGAAAGCGAAGGGCAGAGAAGGATTGACGGATCAAGAAAAGGGTGTTGTGAGAGTGCTTGATAGGGAAATTGAGAGAGCAAAGAAGCTTCCAGAGAAGCTTATAGCAGAGCTAAGAGAAGTGACAACGAAAGCACATGAAGCATGGCTCATCTCCAGGGAGAGGAGCGAGGCTGAGCCGTTCCTCAGCTATCTTGACCGAATTGTTTCCTTGGAGAGAGAAATGGCAGAAAAGTTAGGGTACGAGGAACATCCATACGATGCTCTCATTGACTATTTCGAGGAAGGATTCACTACTAGAAAAGGAAAAGAGATGTTTGATGCCATAATTCCAAATCTGAAGAGAGCTCTTGAAAAAGTTATGGGTGATGACTACTTTCCTCGCTGTCATTACCTAGAGAGCTACCGCTATGATGTAGAAAGAGCCAAGAAAGTAAATGAAAGGGTCCTGGAAGTTCTGAGCTTCCCCCGCAGGAGAGCAAGAATTGATGTTTCTCCGCACCCATTTACTATAAATATGGGTCAAAAGGATGTTAGGATAACTACCAGGTATGAAGGACACGACATAAGGAGGACTATTCTCTCTACTATACATGAATATGGACATGCATTGTATGAGCTTCAAATTGATGAAGCTCTGTCCGGCACACCTATTGGAACTGGAGTTAGCATGGGAGTGCATGAGAGCCAATCCAGATTCTGGGAAAATATTGTTGGAAGAAGCAGGGCGTTTTCCTCTATTATAGGGGGGATCCTGAGAGAGGAGCTTCCGGAGCTGAAAGCCTACGACGATGAAGAAATATATAGATATGTTAATCTGGTCAGGCCGAGCTTCATAAGGGTGGATGCAGATGAACTTACCTACAATTTTCACATAGCCTTGAGATTCAACATAGAGCGGATGCTGATAGCTGGAGAGGTGAAAACAGCTGAGGTTCCAGAACTATGGAATAACCTCATGGATGAGCTTCTCGGAATAAGACCAAGGAAATACTCTGAAGGATTTCTTCAAGACATCCACTGGAGCCAGGGATCCTTTGGATATTTCCCATCCTATAGCTTGGGCACAGTGATAGCAGCTCAAGTAAAGGCAAAAATGGAGGATGAAACCAGAAAAATGGATGAAATCATTGAAAAGAGGGACTTCGCTGCTATTAGAGAATGGCTAAGAGAGAAAATACACAAGTATGGAGCTACATATGCTCCAAGAGAGCTGCTAGTAAAATCATTGGGAGAGGATATCAATCCTTCGTATTATATAAAATACATAGAGGAAAAATACTCTAGATAA
- a CDS encoding iron ABC transporter permease — protein sequence MEKSLFEYLRDKKRRLFIFLAISFFLLIPVLFMSILVGSSGILPISRWKTTDPIFELRIYRTITAFLSASVLSLNGLILQTILVNPLVDSSILGISSGAMLGTLLGYIVSMEIGMYVAPALSFIFSLFAAGLIYGISKLGGFRILIIALSGVMISTMMTSISYIILLMEPALSRGGIAFVLGSLQFSDEKTVLLSLVSLVIIASYIYLRVGALRKLMIGEDLALSSGINVRNVRKESIVVSSISISLVTLAVGPIGFVGLIIPHVSRIIVGGDPGAVSTLSFLLGPLLLISADVASRIAFMPSELPVGIAMSILGAPFFLFLLVRSMRG from the coding sequence TTGGAGAAATCCCTTTTTGAGTATTTGAGGGATAAGAAAAGAAGGCTGTTTATTTTTTTGGCAATTTCATTCTTCCTTCTGATCCCAGTTTTATTCATGAGCATATTAGTAGGATCTTCGGGAATTCTCCCAATAAGTAGATGGAAAACTACTGATCCTATTTTTGAGCTTAGAATATACAGAACAATAACGGCTTTTCTATCCGCTTCAGTGCTCTCCCTCAATGGTCTGATCCTGCAGACTATACTTGTTAATCCGCTGGTGGACTCAAGTATACTTGGAATTTCATCTGGAGCAATGCTTGGAACCCTTTTGGGCTACATAGTATCAATGGAAATTGGGATGTATGTAGCTCCTGCTCTCTCCTTTATCTTCTCATTGTTTGCTGCCGGACTCATCTATGGGATCAGCAAGCTAGGAGGGTTCAGAATTCTCATCATAGCCCTCTCCGGAGTAATGATCTCAACCATGATGACTTCGATTTCATATATAATACTCCTCATGGAACCGGCTCTTTCTAGAGGTGGGATTGCCTTCGTTCTCGGTTCGCTTCAATTTTCCGATGAAAAAACTGTCCTTTTGAGCCTGGTTAGCCTTGTCATAATAGCTTCGTATATCTATTTGAGAGTCGGCGCCCTTAGAAAGTTGATGATAGGAGAAGATCTTGCTCTCTCCTCTGGCATAAACGTGAGGAATGTGAGGAAAGAGAGCATTGTTGTCTCCAGCATAAGCATTTCATTGGTTACTCTTGCTGTTGGACCGATTGGATTTGTTGGACTAATAATCCCACATGTTTCGAGGATAATTGTTGGTGGGGACCCAGGAGCTGTTTCAACTCTATCATTTTTGCTGGGACCCCTCCTCCTCATATCTGCTGATGTAGCATCGAGAATTGCCTTCATGCCCTCGGAACTTCCAGTTGGGATTGCAATGAGCATTTTAGGAGCTCCTTTTTTCCTATTCCTCCTCGTAAGGAGCATGAGAGGGTGA
- a CDS encoding ABC transporter ATP-binding protein: MPIFSRGGYIMAGAELKINDVSYTYLETGFSLRNVSLSLRGGEVLALLGPNGSGKTTLTKIALGVIRPSPPRVFINGKNVFEISDRERAKMIAWVPQEIMRNVPLRVKDYVLLGRMPHVSPLKLPSREDEEIAEEAISRFGLERLSNRYFSQLSGGERRMISIARAYAQGTPFIVLDEPTAYLDFRNKLVVLKMMKELASEGKGILFTTHDPNEAIEIADRAIVMSMGEIVANGSPKDMLNEDLLEKVYGIHVKMIRTDGKAFVAPSV; encoded by the coding sequence TTGCCTATCTTCTCAAGAGGAGGATATATCATGGCTGGAGCTGAGCTGAAAATCAACGATGTTAGCTATACATATTTGGAAACGGGCTTCTCTCTTAGAAATGTGAGCTTATCCTTGAGGGGAGGGGAGGTTTTAGCCCTTTTGGGGCCGAACGGCTCCGGGAAAACAACATTGACAAAAATAGCGCTTGGTGTGATTAGACCTTCTCCCCCCAGGGTATTCATAAATGGAAAGAATGTGTTTGAGATCAGCGATAGAGAGAGAGCTAAGATGATAGCATGGGTTCCACAGGAAATAATGAGAAATGTCCCCCTCAGGGTAAAGGACTATGTCTTGCTGGGGAGAATGCCGCATGTTTCCCCGCTTAAACTGCCTTCAAGAGAAGATGAGGAAATTGCTGAGGAAGCTATCTCTAGGTTTGGTCTTGAGAGACTATCAAATAGATACTTCTCTCAGCTGAGTGGAGGGGAAAGGAGGATGATCAGTATTGCGAGAGCCTATGCACAGGGAACTCCATTCATAGTTCTCGATGAACCAACAGCATATTTGGACTTCAGAAACAAGCTTGTTGTTCTCAAGATGATGAAAGAATTAGCATCGGAAGGTAAAGGAATACTTTTCACTACACATGATCCAAATGAGGCAATTGAAATTGCCGATAGAGCTATCGTTATGTCAATGGGGGAGATCGTTGCCAATGGATCTCCAAAGGATATGCTGAACGAAGATCTTCTGGAGAAAGTTTACGGGATTCATGTTAAAATGATAAGGACAGATGGAAAGGCTTTTGTAGCACCTTCTGTTTAA
- a CDS encoding ABC transporter substrate-binding protein, producing MKSSLAAGIVLIIIVAAFAGYMLMQHNPSQSGSQQSKYVVVTDGLGRNVTVPLNVTRLVVLDQGSAEIVYSLGAGSLIVGRLDTMNFPPSILNATPLTYTNGVDLEKLISLSPDLIITYIRSQQELQSYEAHNLTVIGVPWTNSIQDLYNTIAIIGKALNREQRANYVISYLNSTVMNISSMVSKSTTHPRVLFIRSIGTNGIQVVTQGIENQLISYAGGISLSEGLSSNTSTIFINYEDVVKMNPDIIVLSYRVSQNASDILNDPRLQSVNAVKNGMVFKVPREYTPTSPRFVLLLAYLAKIIHPEETAGLNITELRMQLYTNIYGLNATEISQIK from the coding sequence TTGAAAAGTTCTCTGGCTGCAGGGATAGTACTTATAATTATAGTTGCTGCATTTGCTGGATACATGCTAATGCAGCATAATCCAAGTCAAAGCGGATCTCAGCAGAGCAAGTATGTGGTTGTGACCGATGGTTTGGGAAGGAATGTTACTGTTCCGCTGAATGTTACTAGATTAGTTGTACTAGATCAAGGGTCAGCTGAGATCGTCTACTCCCTGGGAGCAGGATCATTGATTGTGGGTAGGCTTGATACAATGAACTTTCCACCGAGTATCCTAAACGCCACACCGCTAACCTACACAAACGGCGTGGATCTTGAAAAGCTAATTTCTCTCTCTCCAGATCTCATAATTACATATATAAGAAGTCAGCAGGAGCTCCAAAGCTACGAAGCTCACAATCTAACAGTTATCGGAGTTCCCTGGACAAACAGCATACAAGATCTCTACAATACTATAGCTATTATCGGGAAGGCTCTCAATAGGGAGCAAAGAGCGAATTATGTTATCTCCTATCTCAACAGCACAGTAATGAACATATCGTCAATGGTATCAAAATCCACAACCCATCCAAGAGTCCTCTTCATAAGAAGCATAGGTACAAATGGAATTCAAGTAGTTACGCAGGGAATAGAAAATCAGCTCATAAGCTATGCAGGAGGGATCAGCTTGAGTGAGGGTCTCTCAAGCAACACGAGCACCATATTCATAAATTATGAAGATGTGGTTAAAATGAATCCAGACATAATAGTGCTAAGCTATAGAGTATCTCAAAATGCGAGCGATATTTTGAATGATCCGAGGCTGCAAAGCGTAAATGCTGTGAAAAACGGAATGGTCTTCAAAGTACCCAGAGAGTACACTCCAACCAGTCCTAGATTTGTCCTTCTCCTTGCTTACTTGGCAAAAATAATACATCCGGAGGAGACCGCTGGACTGAATATAACTGAGCTAAGAATGCAATTATATACGAATATATATGGACTGAATGCCACCGAGATCTCTCAGATTAAATAG